GGCCAACACCGTTTGGCTATTCACATACCCGGTATGCAGCAAGAGGGCCCCTTTTTCACTGCCGTGTCGTGTTCCATTGTGTGAACATCCTGGCCATCCACTCTGCCACCACAGGACGTGTGGGTCGGTCCCGGTCTGGAGCTGCGGCAAACTGTGCTGCTGCCTTAAGGCTGCTGAGCCCCCAAGGCCCCGGCCCCAGATCTGAGGCGCTGAGTCCGCGGCCCGCTCTACGACACTGCTCCCACCGCCCTATCAAGTACTTTGCGCAGCTGCGGGCAGAGCCTTGGTGGTTCATGCGGTACTTTTGCGGGGCCATAAAAAGATGCCCCTTTGTCAAGTAAGTTCTTTGCGACTGTATTGTCGTACAACGCGAGCAGCTCCTGCCCTGGGGAGCTTTCCAGAGCTCTGTGGACAGTGGCCCGGCTCGCTCTTAAACATACTGAGGACACATGTCACGATCTATCACACACCCCGAGTGAGGGGGGCAGGTAAAGTCTGAACCACAAGGAGGGTGGTTCTTCAAGGCAGGTGACAGAGGAGAGATGTGATCGTATGTACTGTCCAGAATATGTGCGTATCGTGTGCGTCACGTGACTTTATCCGGGCAGGTAACTCCCTGCTGCCGCTCAGGTAATCTGCGAGTGCCCCAGAGTCTGCACACAGGCTGCACACGCCCTCACGGAAGTGAGCACTTACACGACGTGAGGCGTGCCCTTTTACGTGCAAGGCCCTTGAACCGTGCACAACGTGAACACTCACACAAGGCGGTCCTATCACTAGGTTTTAGGGAAGCAGAAAATAATGACAAGCCTCTGACTTGAAGGCGCTCAGAGTCTAAGATGGGAGACAGAGGGGAGCATTGGTTACTTACCTAATGTGACAGTAAAAGTCTTCCCAAAGAATTATGGGGATCTGAAACAGAATAGCAGCCGGAGAACGGAGAGAAGTGGGTGGGTTCAACAGCAGCTAAGAACTAGAACCTGCAGGGTTGGTGACGTTCACTAGCGGACTGCTTTGGAAGAGGCGGCCAGGTTTTTGGTCTGGAAACCAGAGCTGATGGCAGTACCGTCCTCTGAGCCACGACAACCGTCGGCACAGGGAGCACCGTCAAGAAAGCAGCCTTGGTGGGGACGGAGGAGGGCAGTTATGGGGAAGTGAGGACATGTCTGGGGGAGGCTGATTCAGAAGACTGCCGTTCGGTGCAAAGGAAACAGCAGCTGGAGGTGAGAAGCCGGACTCCCGCCCCCAGCTCTGGCACTTGGCTCCGTGAGCTGGGCCAACACTTCCCCTCTTGGAGCTTCGGTTTCCGGCTGGGCAACaagcctccctctgtctccttgaCAGGGCTGCTCCGGAGATCACAGGTAAAGCCGCCTGTGACATCACTCTCCTCTGTAACGCACAACACCCTGGCCAATTATTAGAGTTACTAGTAAGTTCAGGACTCAGAATCAGTAAAAACGGCTTTAATCAAGTCAAGAGACCACACCAGGGCAAACTGCAGACGGGCTCAGTGGAAAAGGCACCAAACTGAATCTAGAAACACGGGTATTTTATGCTCACTCCGTGTGCCTCCTCTTTAAATATTCGATAACCGTGCTTCAAAAGTTAAagtatcttcctttttaaagaaaaaaaaaaaaaaaaaaaaaaaaaaagcacagagagagaaaaagttaagTCATTTGACTTCATGTTTAAAACACGTGCCTTCAGCCGGGCCCAAGATGTTCAGTTCTGAGCAGTACTTGAGTTTCGAGAAGCCGACTGCTTCCCGACCAGCCAGAATCCGGTTCAATCTGTAGGACTCTGGGCAACTTAAAAGCAACAAATTCTTCCTTACGTCTGGAACCTGGCAAGACCGTTGTCTCTGCTAGTAACAAATACCATTCCCAGCCCGATTCACTTATGCCTCCCAGAATTCTCAGCTTAAAACTCCCCTCCGCAGAAGGACCTTCCTGCCCACCCAATCTCAGAGACCCTGATGTTCACTCCCAGCCTTCCCACAGTGCCATCACAGCGTATAGTGTGGGACTCCCCTGGAGTCACCTCCCCGGGAGGCTCCGGGGGACAGGAGCACCTGCGGTGGGGTACAGGCAGTGCAGGAACACGGCTGGCACAAGGCGGTGCACACGGGAGGCCCCTAGGAAACAGCAGAGCTCTGCCCCGGGACTTAAGACGCGGCCCCAACGAAACATCCCCGAGAGAAGCTCACACATAACTATGATCAAAGTCGCACAACTACAGTCCGTCAGTCAGCCAAGAACAGGAACGCAGCTGTGACACAGGCCACTATATGGCTGGACCGTGagaacatcatgctaagtgaaataagccagacacaggagGACACATACTGCATCATTCTGCTTACAATGAGGCAGCTAGAACAGGCAAcctgagagagacaaagcagaaaTGGAGATGACCAGGGCCCAGGGCAATGGGGAACTACCGTCTAGTGCGGAGAATGTTTGTGTGGATGACGAAAAAGCCTGGAGGGCAGACGGAGGTGGCGATTCCAAGACCAACGTGAATGTACCTCATGCAGCTGAATTATACACTGTGAGTGGCTAAAATGACACGTACTATGTACAATTCACTTTcataaaaaatggggaaaaatcatCTAACTATTCACGTTTAGCTAACTAGCGTTTGGAGAATGGTTCCCTTTCTAAACACAGCTACACATGCAGAGACTGGACCTCAGGATGGGGCGCTGACAGGAGGGCAAAGTCCCCTCCTGGAGTGAAGTCTAATCTGCCGATGGCACACACGCCCATGCAAGgacaccacccccccacccccaccgccactgCCAGGATGCTGACCGTCACCCCCACCGTCACCCTCACTGCCAGGATGctggccacccccccccaccgtcccccCCACTGTCACCCCTGCCACCAGGACGCTGAAACACATGACAGGGAACAGCTTCTGCAGAGCCATGCTCCTAAGACACTTGGCAGCTTTAGGCACTCGAGTTTCCCACAAACATTCCAGTTATAAAGCCAACCAGCACAGGTGAGACCAGCATTTCTGTGTTGCCGTCCGTATTTATTCCTGAGCCGAAAAATACCAAGTGGATGAACCCTTAAACAGAATGTGGTCAGAGgtcttggtttcttttcttcttatttgccCCTCAACAgcttattatgaaaattttcaaactacAGAGAAGTGGAAAGAATGACTCGGTGACCCCCCATAAACCCACCACCCAGGAGAGCCCCTCCGCGTGGCAGGGAAGGAGGTCAGCACCCACTCTTCTCATGTTCTTTCCATCTTCCACCGTCGTCTCACAGCAAGAGCTGGCCCTGCGACCACCACAGGCACTGTCCTGTCTCCGTAGGCCAATATGTAAAATAGCACCTCTGGGTAAACTGTGTTCCTGCCTGAACAATCTGGAAAGCAGGAAACTTTCCTTCAGTCTCATAAAGAACGAAAGTATTTTCGCAGCCTGAGACCTTGTATTTTAGGTTTTAGTTTGAAGACAATTGATTTCATGGCCAAATTATGAACTTAGGAAAGAATTTTTCGTGGGAATACTCACTAAACTAAGATTGCAGCTGGAAATTAGTTCCTCTGACACACCGCCATATCATTTTAATAACTTCTTTCATCAAGAATTTCCTAAACACGACGACCCTAGGGCCTCGTGGATATGGGTTTTAAGAAATGAGGGTACCAGGCAAGGTAGATCTGGTTTTAGAAATTTGTTTGGTATCATCAATCGATTTGAACATGCTTTAAAAGAAACTATAAGActccagaattttaaaactacggcacaacccacaaaacaaaaactcctcaTTTTCAAACCTGGAGCTGAGACAACTACTTCAGTACAGGTGGCTCATAGAAAACTGTTACGAGCGATTATCTGAAGCATCTATTAATTTGGTGCCATCAAATCCAATCCCGATCCTGGAAAGTGCTAAAGGTGTTCACGAACTTTTAGTCTGATTTCTCTTAGTGCTTCGTAGACCCACACTGGTTGCTTAACGCCTGTCAAGCACCAACCACAGAATCCACCAGACCCACACTAATGATaaacattgacatttttttttaaatggtatttcttGGGACTAAAATTCCActtataattgaaatcatatccTTCTCATAATTAACTAGCAAAGCTGAAACTACATCAGACGGCCGGGCCAGGCCTCCAACCAGATGCTGAACGTCAGAATCACAAACCACCACGCTGATGGGCCTCTCCATTGTGTCCAGGCCAGGAAACCACACAACGGGGGCCATACCCCTCATAACGAGGGTCTTGGAGGAAATCAATGATTACATTCCTCTGGGGATCCAAGAAAACTCCCCCCCAAAACAGTGCCACCACAAGGGTGTAGTGGGCTGAGAAGTGCCATAGGTGTGCCAAAAACTTTGCTGGATATTATGAGGTCTCACCCAGATGGAACAAGGTCTCACCTCTAAATAAGCTTACtatctagaagaaaaacaaaccatcaCATTCTCTATAGTTCTGCACCCGATATCTGTAGGATATGTACGTATGCATTATGAGCAACggcataaaaaaaaatggaacgaCAGAAGTCTGTACTCAAGATTACTCAAGCGACCAGGTTGTAGATAAATTCATTATCCGTTATTTGCAGCATTCCTAACAGCAAGCAAGCAGCTGTACAGGATGGGTCTCCTTATCTTCAACTCCATACCCGAGCAAGGGTTTTCAATCTTTGGGAAGGCCCTACTTCCTCCCCCTCCAAATTTCAGACATACGCCAGCTAGGGAGTCGGGACACCCATCCCATCTGAGAGCCCCTGCTATGGACAGAGGTAACACTGTGACTGTGCAAAGAATCCGAGTACATGTGCCTGTTTGGGAAAAATCTGTTACAGAAAGGATCATTTCAGCAAAACCGGAAAGGCTAAAGGGCTATGATTCGATGAAGGAAGTGTGAAGCTATTCTTAGAGCCTGGAACTTCCTGTGAAAAGGCTCAAACATACAAGAGAAAGATGAACAGGCAGACAGTGTCGGGGAGGGCGCAGGTACCGTCTGGGTACATTTAATGAAAACACAGGAGTGAGACTCCTGAGGGAGGATGAGGTTAATTAGTAATGGAACCCGTTGGTCCTTAGCATTCCTGATCAGGAAAActgcctggaggcagggaggccaatACTCCAACAAAGGCCCACTCCAGTCAAAAGCCAACTTACATCCGTCAGATCTTTGCCATCCTTGCTAACTTAGAGGCTACAGAATCTACACTATGCCAAAACAGAACAATAACTAGCTGTCCATAAACTTACACTACTGCTACAAAATACGAGATGTTTCACTTGTCCTCCAGAGAAATTCCTCTGAATGTCAAACGTTAGCACATGAGCGAGAAGTATTTAATTAGCTTAAAAAACTGCTTGTCACCATTAGGTGGCCATGGTCTAGATGGTAAGCAACATCAGGTTTTGTTTTCATGTGGTGACCGGCCAACATTcagcaatgtcacatttctgtccTAATTTTAGTATCGCCAACATTATCTTTATTTCCACCATTAACCCGTTTGAATAATACTTCCAAATGAAACGATAAATCGAACAACAGTCgctttaaaagaaacaatcctGAGAGAATAGCTAACACTTAATGAAACTGGTGGTCCAAGCAGGGCTACGGTCAAATACCAAGAGCCGTTCAAAGGCGCCGTGTGTAATAATGGCCTGCTTCCTAGAGCATCATCCACCCGACATCCAATAGGAGCGGTGACCCCTGGACTTGTGCCACAGAGGCCCAGATCTGTCCAGAGGAATTACTGAgcaataggattttttaaaagggaaggaGATTCAGAGACTTTTTTCAGCCGGAAGTCAGTCACTTTAGGGATTATCAAGCCCGACCCCTTCATTCTGCCGATCGGGATATCTTGCTCCTTTTTAAACAGATTTACAGTCAAGACAAATTAAATGCGCTGAGTTATCTTCTGTATTTCTTCAAGCCATTTTTTAGAGGTCAGGAAGGAATACTGTTGAGAAGTTTTACATCATcaccatgaaataaaatataaaaacggCTTTTCGAAACTGTGTTGGTCTGGTTTTTCCAATACAAAGCAGAACACCCCGCCCCCAAGCTTTCCAAATCCTACCCAGTGTTTGTGGCGAATTTATCAGCTTCaacaccttccccccccccccccaccagaatAGTGGGATCTAGGAGCCTAGGGCTGGCTATTTACGAACTATAGAAATGATCCCTGAAAGTATAGTCTTTAGGGCTGGCTATTTACAACacagcatttaaaataacaaGTCATATTATTGTAGAAACACTCCCCTCCCACCAAAGGAAAGTCCCTCCCATCAACCCTGTGATTTGCTAAGGAAAGAAACATGTACAGTTTCAATTTACACTCAGGTCAAAACTATTTCCAACTAGATGCAGAGACTAGTAGAATCTtttccaattctaaaatttcatgaTTCTAGTAATTGACCTTAATAATTTTGCATGATGTCTTCTGCAGATACTATCTTAAACGGCTTGACATTTGGAGATTTATTAAATGTTCGgcaattttaatttcaaaggaaTGCTGGTGTATTCATTAAACAGTGTTCTATATACCTGGATAATGAGTCCAAATTTTAGGAGACGCTGAATAACGTAGTGTCttgttaattataatttaaaacagaCTTTCTTAAACAGTCTCTGCATTCTTATTTTGTAAGATTGTTGTTACTACCTTACTACAACAGCCgctaaacaaaaaattaaaagatacaaagCCTCTTAGTCTCTTGATTTAGCCCTCAAAATCGGTGGTCCATCGTGGAGGGATTTACCCCGAGATTCAACTAAATATACGGACCAAGATGTACTTATACAAATTTCCTAACAATAAGCCATTGTTAAAGGAAGGCCCCTCATCTACTCAACTTTAAGTTTAAACCGAACACTTGTACAAGGACAACACACGTTTTGTGACTTTCATGTCAAATTTCAGTACATTTAAGTTTCTTAGTAAAATGTGGGTAAACATTCCTGTAAAAATGTAACGTATTTGCCGAATACTTTGGGAAATGCGTTCCTTGGCCCCTGAATTTTTACCTGCAAACTCATAGTCTCTGCTTAACAGCACTATTAAacgatttttttaaagtctagattacAACTATGTTGAGAGCACGCTCACTTATATCCTACATAGTGCGAAAATGTAAAAGTTCTTGTTTAACATTTTGTCATCACAAAGCTACAAATAAAGGGTACTTTCACCGTTACGcttgcaagaagaaaaaaaaaaaaaaccttctaattCGAAGGGCTCAGATCAGGTGGCCAGCAGCCCTCGAATACCGGGGCCCCCCCGCGCCGTCAGGTGAGTTGCACCTCCTTCGGGGACcggccttcccctcctccccctggggCACTGGGGACTCGGAATCAACAAACTACAGGTTTGCTCCAGGCTGACACTCCCGCCCAACCCCGCGCGCCAGACTTCACCCCGAGGGAGATGCTCTTCCAGAGGTTTCGAAGGCAGGCTTGCGCAGAAGCGACTGGCAAAACTCGCCTTAACTCAGAATCCGCACCTCCGGGGTCCGGCAGGGGAGCCAACTGCACGTGAGGTTGCATCAGAAAAGACGAGCTCCAGAAAGTCGGCTAAACTAGGGCGCAGGAAAGGCGTGTTATGCAACGGCCGCCGCTCTCGCGGCCGAGAAGGCGCCCCTGAAGCTCGGGCTGCGACCCGCGAGGACCCGGAGGCACACTCGGAGAGGTCGGGGCGCGCGCCGGCCGGGCGTCGCCGGGGGCCGTGCGGGCGGCGCGgcccgctggggggggggggggggacgggcgCACGGCCCGCGAGGCCACGACGCCGAGGCCTGTGCAGGGACGACGGCGCGGCCCCTGTAGACGGCGGCGCGGTGGACGCGGGATCCCGGCGCTGTCGGGCCGCGCGGCCGCGCCCGGCCCGGCCTGGGGGTAAAAGCCCAGCTCCCNNNNNNNNNNNNNNNNNNNNNNNNNNNNNNNNNNNNNNNNNNNNNNNNNNNNNNNNNNNNNNNNNNNNNNNNNNNNNNNNNNNNNNNNNNNNNNNNNNNNNNNNNNNNNNNNNNNNNNNNNNNNNNNNNNNNNNNNNNNNNNNNNNNNNNNNNNNNNNNNNNNNNNNNNNNNNNNNNNNNNNNNNNNNNNNNNNNNNNNNNNNNNNNNNNNNNNNNNNNNNNNNNNNNNNNNNNNNNNNNNNNNNNNNNNNNNNNNNNNNNNNNNNNNNNNNNNNNNNNNNNNNNNNNNNNNNNNNNNNNNNNNNNNNNNNNNNNNNNNNNNNNNNNNNNNNNNNNNNNNNNNNNNNNNNNNNNNNNNNNNNNNNNNNNNNNNNNNNNNNNNNNNNNNNNNNNNNNNNNNGCAGGGCGCAGGGCTTCGCTCGGGACAAACTTCCTCGGccgccccgctccccgcccctcGGCCCGGCCGCCCCGCCGAGTCGGGCGCCCCTCCCGGAGCCGCGGCCCGCGGCGGCCCGAGGGTGGGCGCGGGGAGCCCCAGGGCCCCGCCGGCCCGCGGAAACTTCCAGCCGCCCCGCCGCGGCCCCTGGCCGcacgccccccgcccctgccccttcACCTCCTGGGGCGCGGTCTACACCCTCCGGGGCGTCCTCGCCCGCGGCTCCGGGGCCTCGCGCGCCGGGGGACCGGGCGCCGGTGGCTGGAGCTGCTGTTGGCCCCGCGGGGACGGGGGAGCCCCGGGCGGCGGCGACGCGGGCGGCGGCTGCTCCATCTTCCCGGGGCGCTCACGCCGAGGTTCCAGCGCGCAGACCCAAGTGGGACATTCGCTACATTGTTGGCATTCCACGGGCGTCACGTGACCCCGCCTCCCGCGTCACTCTCGGCCGCATACCAGCCCGGGCGGGGCGCCTGCGGCCCTGGCTGCTCGGCGGCCGGCCCGCCCCGCTCCGCCCCGCCGCCGCTTCCTGCCTCCCGGTCGCGGCCGCCCCAGCCCGCCGCCACCTGCCCGCGGCCTCCCCGCCGGCGCTCGCGGacctttctgcccctctgtcaCCCGCCCCCGGCTCCAGTACTGCCCCTTCGACTGCGCTGGTATAAAAGTTGGTAACTCCGTCCTTAAAGCCGCCGTTAGGCATCTCAGACCAGCCTTGGTGGAGAAAGTAAGTGAACAGGCCTGAAGGAGCCACCGAGTTACCGAGCAGACGCCAGCTGCTGAGAGTAAGGGCAGAAGAGGACAGACAGCCGTTTGTCCGTGGCATCGAGTACTAAAGAAGGACGTCCGGATGTGTATCCGAATGTAATCAGTTTGAATTCAGTGCAGCCCCCCTGCTGTGGCTATTTTGTCTGCGGGAAGTGTCTCGCGATGCGCGTGTTTCAAGACTATGTGGATGGTCTCGTAGACCAGCCAGTGACTTGTGCAATTCAGCCCCTCGACTGCCTTTCCATCTGTGAGCTCTGGATGTGGTACAGGGCTTATGCGGGGATTGTGCGGAGATGAGAGCTCGTCCTCCCTGCCACCCACAGACTGCGGCAGGTGATGGTAGGGACTAGTATCCTTGTAAAAGCAAATccagtttcctttttcattaacGAACTCTtgtgaagtttttaaattttaatttgaaaagaaacgGTAACGAAGGTCATCGTGTCCGGACGTTTTTCACGACCTTACCAGTCCCCCGTCTGTCATCCTGTCCTCTTGCCTCTCGCCTCTCTCACTGCCACCTAGgcttccagccctgcctctgccttAGCTCTTCCAGGGGATCTTCCCACATAGCCCTCCTGTTTTCCCTCCGCTTTGAGCTCTGGTAATGAAACCATTCTTGTGCAACTtagaattcaattttatttttcagtcttgtCCCGCACTCTATCCAGGCATCTTGCGCGGTTAGGTCCCCCGCGGATACTCCGTAATTACATCCCTCTTGCCCTCACCTGTGTACCTCTTCGCTCCCACAGCGACCTTACTTTTTCCTCCCTGGCCCCCAGCGGGCTGGGCTGGTTGACATTCTTCTTTGCGTGTGTTTTAAGGTCCCGCCCTTGCTGTCTTCAAAGATGTcaacataattaaattttttaaaaaaattgtttttttggtcaaagaaatattgtaaataaaaggaatttagTGGACCTTAAAATTATGTGTAAAAACCCTTACAAAATTTTGTAATTAGTTACAGCATTGTTTGCAATAGTGAAAAATCCAGAAGAACGTAAAATATCCAGCAATAGGGAATAGTGGGAAAATAAAAGGTAGATATTCACATGACAATAGAGCTAAGTGAATGAACTAGCTGTATACTTTTCAAAGGATGAATGAGAATTCAATTGGAGAGTGGAAAAAAGTAAGTTgcagaactatatatatatactatgataccgtattcataaataaataccaCAGAACCTATACTAATCCCGTACTTTTATGAGTATAGACATGGAGACTGCAGGAAGATGCACCCAATTCAGGACAGCTGTTGCCTACGTGGAAGGAGGGAAACCAGACTGAGGAGGGAAGAATGAGGACTTCAACTTTACCTCCAGTGTGTTActtcttgtatttaaaaaagcGATGCCGAACTGTCAAAACCTTAAAATTTGTGGATTCCGGGCAAGTAGGTTCAATCATGCGTGCTGTGTTATCCTTTGtgcctttctttgaaaaaaatcttttgaaaatgttcaaatatatatGGGAAACAAAGTGGAAACAAGTAAGTTTCTAAATGGAAGCTTGCTTAGGGAAACTGACACACCTATGCAGGAGGATATTGTGATTAATGgtcatgtttattgtttttctgggTATGTGTTTATTGATGTGGAGTCATTCattcctttgggttttttgtttttttattttttgagtactGCTATGAGTCATGGGCTAAAAGCAGGCACTGGGGATACCATGGAGAGCAAAACCACATGATTTATCCCCTGCTGGAGCTGACAGCCTTGTAGTGACATAATACACTAtccaattttgtaaaataatataagtatatatatttattttcaaaagctatatacaaaaatatctgTTATATAACGTGTAAtacaaaaaaacttaaacatacGTACAtacgtattttttttctttttaagtccagaaaaatatgcagcaatGTTAAAAGTTGTAATTTCTGGATTTAGTGATTCTGggtgatttttgtttcatttattttattgttttttatgtacttgatttttctttatttaaaaaaattttttaattaacaaaaatgtttttcagtttttattttagagagagagtgcgcgcatgCTCACGCTTGCTcatgagtgaaggagggacagagagagagggagacacagaatctgaagcaggctccaggctctgagctgtcagcacagagcccgccgcggggctcgaacctgtgaaccatgagatcatgacctgagccgaagttggacacctaaccaactgagccaccccagttccccattttttaaaaattttttgtaagtttttaaattccagtgtagttaacacacagtgttacattagtttcaggtatacaatatagtgtttccacgattctatacatcactcagtgctcaacatgataagtgtactctttaatctcggtcacctatttcaccctttTAGGTGGTTTCTGTCTGATAGTTCTTAATACTTCTAAATAGAATAGTTAACAAAAATTGTGTTTAATTAAATAATCAACTAAGTAAGTACATCCACACAATGCATCGAGctgagaagaggagaaggagagaacacAAGTCCAGCTGAGCACGAGGCCTACCACAGTGGCAATGTTTCAACGTGTAGATAATTAACATCCCATGTATatagatgtatgtgtgtgtccttACTCTATACCAGCTGTTGCCCTAAATttgtgtattatctcatttaatcctctagACAACTATGTTATGAACCCCATTTTCTGGAAGAGGATCCTAAAACACGGAGTCCCAGTGACTCACCCAAGATCtaagagctgggattcaaaccttgGTAGATCTGGCTCCAAAGCTTAAAAACACGGGTCTCAGGAAGTCTTGATTATAGTGTACTTATAAAGAAGGAAGCTGAAATCAAATAACTCCCTTATGCTTcatctgagggaggaggggcgggcGTTCTAGAGGGAGGAACAAGAACTCAAAGGCATGTCTCCAGCAGCAGCCAGAGCAGAGAGAAGCAGCCGCTGCGAGCACAAGGGGCAATCCACTCCCAGGCACGGCCCCCGCGGTTGTGAGGCCAGGATGTTTTAGAGGTTCTCACTGAGGCACCCGAGGAGGATGCCATCAGACTACCTACCTGCCCGCCACCCCTTCCCCAGGCTTTGAATGCAAGAAACCTGAATGATTATGGCTCAGCCTCTTTATGCCTTAGTGCCTGGAAAGCAGCATCCG
The sequence above is a segment of the Panthera uncia isolate 11264 chromosome A1 unlocalized genomic scaffold, Puncia_PCG_1.0 HiC_scaffold_16, whole genome shotgun sequence genome. Coding sequences within it:
- the LOC125934212 gene encoding basic proline-rich protein-like, which translates into the protein MRLAPEPWRHSRSWGNRAGCHSCEYGLCRQLSRPERGRYQQSEEKVQGVLHSAKKGKGRKRWSRLRKKEPSEALSPRPALRHCSHRPIKYFAQLRAEPWWFMRYFCGAIKRCPFVKAQGFARDKLPRPPRSPPLGPAAPPSRAPLPEPRPAAARGWARGAPGPRRPAETSSRPAAAPGRTPPAPAPSPPGARSTPSGASSPAAPGPRAPGDRAPVAGAAVGPAGTGEPRAAATRAAAAPSSRGAHAEVPARRPKWDIRYIVGIPRASRDPASRVTLGRIPARAGRLRPWLLGGRPAPLRPAAASCLPVAAAPARRHLPAASPPALADLSAPLSPAPGSSTAPSTALV